The following is a genomic window from Chitinophaga caseinilytica.
TATCGTGCTACTGTTACTGCTGGCCCTGTTCGTAGCCGTTTACGATGTGCTCCGCGTGTTTTTCGGCGTCTTCACCTTCGCCATCATCTTCGCCGTTTCCCTCGCACAACCGTTCGAACGGCTTTGCAGGCGCACCGGGCAGCGGCGCACCCTTGCCGCCATCATCTATTCCATATTGTTGCTGGCCATTGTGGCATTGCCTTTCATCCTGATCATCAGCGCCCTCGGCAAACACGCCTCGCAATTGCTGTCGTTCGCCGGCGAAGTGCGCGAGCATGGCCTCCCACCCCTCCCCGACAACATTGCCTCCCTGCCGGTCGTGGGCAACAGCATCGCGGAGTTCTGGCAGCAACTGCGCGACAATCCCCGCGAAGCGCTCGTGGGGCACGATCGCCAGATCAACCTCCTCCTGCACCGGCTGCTCACCGGCGGCGCAGGGATCGCGGGGGCCACGATCCAGTGTGTGCTGGGCATTCTCGTGTCTGCCATGCTCCTGGCGGCAGGGCCCAAAACGCTGCTGCCGCTTAAAAACATCCTGCGCCACCTGCTGGGCCGCAGCGATGCGCAAACCCTTATCCAGGCAAGCCTGAGCGCCATCCGTGGCGTTTCCATCGGCGTCATGGGCACCGCGTTCATCGCCAGCGCATTGTCGTACATCGGGTTCGCCATCGCCGGCCTGCATTTCAAAATGCTGTTTACCGCCGTCATTTTTTTCCTCGTGCTGATCCAGGTAGGCCCGCTGCTCGTCTGGCTGCCGCTGGTGATCTGGGCGGCCGTGGAAGGGCATACCGGCCTGGCCGTGTTCCTCGCGGTGTACGGCGGCTTCGTGCTGGCGGCGGATGCCATATTGAAACCGATCCTCATCGCCAAAAGCGGTGGACGGCTGCCTTTTCTCGTGCTGTTCATCGGCGTAGTAGGCGGGCTTGCCGCCTGGGGTTTCACCGGTATGTTCAAAGGCGCCATCATCCTATCGGTTGCGTATACACTGTACGATTCGTGGCTGGAACGGAAACGGCAACACAACCGGCCAGGGCATCTTCCGTCAACCGGAACATGAATTATCCATCGACAATAATTCCAGGATTTCACTTTACACCCCTCATCCATCCATTCAACCCAACTAACCTTCATATCACCTTCCCTAACCCCTACCGAACCGTTGACGAAGATAATTTTGCGGCAAATCATCATCATGAAACGGATCACTTCACTCGCGTTCGTCGCGCTCACATGCTGCATGGCCTGTTCGAAAAGCGGCGACAAAAACCCCGACAACCCCAATCCCGACAATCCCGGAAACGAAGGCGTGCCCACGATCGTATCGGTGCCCGTGCTCCGCGGAGACACCACCATCACCATGGGCCCCACCACCAATTACGCCATCGTCATGAAAGGACTGCCCACCATCCGCCCCGTATTCCCCAAACTGGCGCTCAAACCGAAAAAAGTACGCGGCTACGTGACAGACGCGTCTGGCAACCCCATCGAAGGCGCAGAACTGGGCCTGCTGAAAAAGGTATCGGGCTTCCAGCAACTGGTCACCACAACTACCAACGACAAAGGATATTATGAAATCGAGTTCGAAGGCGCCGCGGAATTCAAGCACGCGTTCGCCGTCATCAATTATGTCGGAAAACCCGTGCCCATCAGTCTTTTCACGGCAGACAGCGTAGCCAGCGTCTACACCTACGACAAAGGCGGCGTGGAACACTGGATGGCCCTCGGCCACGGTACCGCCAATGCCGCCGATGCCGCCCATCGCCCATGGTATTCCAACAACTACTTCGGCGGATCGATCTACCTGAACTGGGATGTTTACGACGGACCACTCAGCACCGATGGCGCGCTGCCGAAAAATGCCGAAATCATCCTGAAACTGACGCCCGCCGGCGGTATGCTCTACGATGCCAGCCGGACGTTCACCATCCGCCAGAAATTAGGCAACAACTTCCTCAGCTGTAACATCAACAATATTCCCATCGGTATTTACAAGATTGAAGCGAAACTGGCCGATGGCCGTGCGCTGAAAATGGAGGTACATGGCCCGTACAGATCGGACACTTACGGTCTGCAATACGATACGGACACCAAAGCCTGGTATGTTTCCTTCGTACCGGGTTTCAACGCCACCTCCAAGCCGATGCCCAACCGCAGCGAGTGGGACCAGGCCAATGTGTATGTGAGATTATAACAGGGAGATACTATAAACGCCGACCGGCATCCTGCTTCAGTGAACACTGTTGCGGGATGCCGGTCGGGTATTTTTAACGCAGCGGGCGCGTTAGATTTTCTGTTTGTTCTGCTGCGGACGGCCGTGCCATTTCCGCTTTTGCTGCTGCTTGCGATTGTTCGCCTGCTGGGAAGAAGACTGGCGCAGCTGTACGGCGGGAGCCGGGGCTGCGGGCGCTTCCAGAGCCGGGAAAGGATGATCGCTGACAACGGGGATCTGCTGCTTGATGAGCTTTATGATATCCTTCACATATGCCCTTTCTTCATCGTCGCAGAAAGAAAGCGCGATGCCGCTTGCGCCGCCGCGACCGGTACGGCCGATGCGGTGAACATACGTTTCAGGCACGTTGGGGATCTCGAAGTTGATCACATGCGACAGGTTGTCTACGTCGATACCGCGCGCGGCGATGTCTGTAGCTACCAGGCAACGGATGCGGCCCGCCTTGAAATCGGTGAGGGCGCGCTGGCGCGAGTTCTGGGACTTGTCGCCGTGAATGGCGCTGGCGGTGATGCCAGACTTGCTCAGTTCTTTGGCGACGCGGTCTGCGCCGTGCTTGGTACGGGTGAAGACGAGTGCGCTCACGATGGATGCGTCATTCAACACATGCACGAGCAGTTTGCGCTTGCTCGCTTTATCGGTGTAATACAGCTGCTGCTCCACTTTCTCCGCCGTGCTGGAAACGGGCGTTACGGCCACTTTTTCAGGGTTGGAGAGGATGGAGTTCGCCAGGCCGGCGATTTCGTCGGGCATGGTGGCGGAAAAGAACAGGGTCTGTCTTTTCTGCGGCAGTTTGGTGATCACACGCTTTACGTCGTGGATAAAGCCCATGTCGAGCATACGGTCGGCTTCGTCGAGCACGAACTGGCGGATGTAATGCAGGTTGATGTGCCCCTGCTGCCAGAGGTCGAGCAGCCGGCCGGGCGTGGCAATGAGGATATCCGTTCCGCGTCTCAGTCCATCGATCTGGCCTTGCGCGGAAACGCCCCCGAAAATAACGAGGTGGCGGATGCCGGTGTGCGCGCCATAATCCCGGATATTCTCCGCGATCTGGATCGCCAGTTCACGCGTTGGCGTAAGGATGAGCGTTTTGATATGACGGTCGGGCGCCTGGGCGGCCTCTTTTTCCTTATAAAGCAACTGCAGGATCGGAATAGCGAACGCTGCGGTTTTGCCGGTACCGGTCTGGGCGCACGCCAGCAGGTCCCGTTTCTCCAGCACTACAGGGATCGCCTGTTCCTGGATGGGAGTTGGTGTTGTATAGCCTTGTGTTTCCAGTGCGCGAAGTATGGGTGTAATGAGGCCTAATTTCTCGAATGACAATTGATATGATTTTATGTAACGTTGATAACTGCCTGGATGTCAAATTAAAGGGAAGGAAAAGCTCGAATTGTATATCCAGGAGCATAAAAAAACTTTACAAAGATACGGAAAATCCCCCAATGCGCCGGTTTTGCATTAGGATTGTTTATAATACCACTCAGACGACCAATCTTCCACTCCGTCGGAAAAGCCTTTCCGGCGCGGGTTTTAATCGGTAGCTTACCTATACTCAAAACCATGCTTTTTTATGAAAACCAGACTATTGCTCACCGCGCTGGCCGCCTTTTCCCTGGCCGCCTGCTCGAAGAAAAAGGACCCTGAGCCCCAGGCGCCCGATTCCCCCAAACCCATTCCCGTACTCACAAAAGTCGTGAAAGGGCATCTCCTCAAATCGTGCGACATCGCCCTCGTTCCCGGCGCCAACTTCCGGGTCGAATATACCTGGAACACGGATAGTTCCCTGAAAAAGTACAAATCCATCAATCCCGCCACCCAGCAGTCCGCCGATGTGGATTTCCACTACGAAAACGGCATGCTGGCCCGCATCACTACCCAAAACTCCCTTTCAGAAGGCGTGTACGTTTTCAAAAACGGTAAAGTGGACCGGATCACCAGCCGCCATCTCATCAACCCCACCGGCAGAAATTACTACTTCACCTACAACGCCGCCGACAACACGCCCGCCCGCATCCGATACTACAACTTCAACGAAGCGGGCGAGCAGCTCGTTACCGAGGTCAACTATACGTACGACGCGCAAAAGCGCCCGGTGGAAATCACCAGCACGCAACCCAACGGCAACAAACGCATCATCAGGTTCCAGGAATGGAGCGAGCCGTTCCTTTTCAGCCCCTGGATATTTTCCGAATCGGAAATGGACCTCGAAAACTATGAACTATACAACGTTCCGCTGATGTTCGTCCTCGACCGGATGCCCACCAAATTCTCCGAGCACCAGCAAGCCGCCGGTGCTGCGGAAACCATGACGCGCCGCTGGGAAATCAGCTATACCGTCCAGCAGGAAAAATTGCAGTTCCGCCGCGCGAAGGTTTTTTATCCCACCCAGCCGCAACTGGACCGAACGGTAGAGCATACCTTCCATTATTGATGCATAGCGCCATATAAACACGAAGGCCCGCCGGAACCGGCGGGCCTTCGTGTTTATGCAATGTGTTTTAGCCGTTTTTCAGCAGGAGCCCCCGGTCTTTCCGCATGCGCTGCAGCAGGGTTTCCACCGTGCTGCGGATGGGTGCCGGCAGTTTGTCGAACCCCGGCGCGTAGCGCAGCGACCGGCCATTATCGAACTCATTTTCCACGGCGCGGACGGCGAATTTTTCGTTTTTGTACACCACGAACACTTTCACGCGGCGGATTCCGTTGCCGTCTTTCGTCATGTACACGATGATGGGATCGATGCGGCCATCGGCGTCGAGATCGCGGAAGGAGCAGTAGCTCGTCGTGAACCAGATATGGGATTCCTCCATCTCTTTTTCGATGAAATCGTTCAGGGTCCATTTCTCGAGGTAGCCGCCATGGTCTTCGAGGAGGCAGACGGCCTGGAGCGCGGTGTTGACGGTATCTTTGGCGGTTATTTTATCCTGGTTTTCGCAGAGGAGGATTTTCCAGCTGCCGGAATTATCGACGTAGCTGAAGCCCCTGAACACGGGGAACTTCGTTTCGTATTCTGCATCGATTTCCGCGCGGGGGATAATTTTCACTTCCTGCGCGAAGGCGAATGCAGGGAGAAACAGGAGGATGGAGGTAATGAAGCGGCGCATCCGGCGAAAATAAGAAATCTGCTGCATTCAATATCATTCTCCGCTGAAAACTGGCTGTCGTTATGGAAATACACCGCCACGGGGCTCCCTGCGTTCCTGCCGCACCCTGCCCTTTTACCTTAGCTCCTCCACGACCTTGTTCCGTTATTGTCAGCTACGCTTAAGAGATCATCCAACCATAAACAGCACAGACAATGAACGGAATTTCGCATCCCAGCATACGGTTGCACGCTGCCGATCCTTTGCTGGTTGACTCACACGAAGGACGCATCGCCGCATATACAGACACCACCATTTCCGGCCACCTGGCGTGCCGGAGCGTGTTGCTACC
Proteins encoded in this region:
- a CDS encoding AI-2E family transporter; the protein is MLPTHRSSSRNTVESVIVLLLLLALFVAVYDVLRVFFGVFTFAIIFAVSLAQPFERLCRRTGQRRTLAAIIYSILLLAIVALPFILIISALGKHASQLLSFAGEVREHGLPPLPDNIASLPVVGNSIAEFWQQLRDNPREALVGHDRQINLLLHRLLTGGAGIAGATIQCVLGILVSAMLLAAGPKTLLPLKNILRHLLGRSDAQTLIQASLSAIRGVSIGVMGTAFIASALSYIGFAIAGLHFKMLFTAVIFFLVLIQVGPLLVWLPLVIWAAVEGHTGLAVFLAVYGGFVLAADAILKPILIAKSGGRLPFLVLFIGVVGGLAAWGFTGMFKGAIILSVAYTLYDSWLERKRQHNRPGHLPSTGT
- a CDS encoding carboxypeptidase-like regulatory domain-containing protein; the encoded protein is MKRITSLAFVALTCCMACSKSGDKNPDNPNPDNPGNEGVPTIVSVPVLRGDTTITMGPTTNYAIVMKGLPTIRPVFPKLALKPKKVRGYVTDASGNPIEGAELGLLKKVSGFQQLVTTTTNDKGYYEIEFEGAAEFKHAFAVINYVGKPVPISLFTADSVASVYTYDKGGVEHWMALGHGTANAADAAHRPWYSNNYFGGSIYLNWDVYDGPLSTDGALPKNAEIILKLTPAGGMLYDASRTFTIRQKLGNNFLSCNINNIPIGIYKIEAKLADGRALKMEVHGPYRSDTYGLQYDTDTKAWYVSFVPGFNATSKPMPNRSEWDQANVYVRL
- a CDS encoding DEAD/DEAH box helicase — translated: MSFEKLGLITPILRALETQGYTTPTPIQEQAIPVVLEKRDLLACAQTGTGKTAAFAIPILQLLYKEKEAAQAPDRHIKTLILTPTRELAIQIAENIRDYGAHTGIRHLVIFGGVSAQGQIDGLRRGTDILIATPGRLLDLWQQGHINLHYIRQFVLDEADRMLDMGFIHDVKRVITKLPQKRQTLFFSATMPDEIAGLANSILSNPEKVAVTPVSSTAEKVEQQLYYTDKASKRKLLVHVLNDASIVSALVFTRTKHGADRVAKELSKSGITASAIHGDKSQNSRQRALTDFKAGRIRCLVATDIAARGIDVDNLSHVINFEIPNVPETYVHRIGRTGRGGASGIALSFCDDEERAYVKDIIKLIKQQIPVVSDHPFPALEAPAAPAPAVQLRQSSSQQANNRKQQQKRKWHGRPQQNKQKI
- a CDS encoding M949_RS01915 family surface polysaccharide biosynthesis protein, translating into MQQISYFRRMRRFITSILLFLPAFAFAQEVKIIPRAEIDAEYETKFPVFRGFSYVDNSGSWKILLCENQDKITAKDTVNTALQAVCLLEDHGGYLEKWTLNDFIEKEMEESHIWFTTSYCSFRDLDADGRIDPIIVYMTKDGNGIRRVKVFVVYKNEKFAVRAVENEFDNGRSLRYAPGFDKLPAPIRSTVETLLQRMRKDRGLLLKNG